The genomic segment AAACACAACCATTTTAGCTCCGTAGGATATAGATCTTCACGTCCAAATTTAGCTCCGTAGGAGCGAGATTATGGTAACAGAATCTCATCACCCACATCTTTAGCTCCGTAGGAGCGGCCTTGTGAACATTATATATCATAAAATTCAAAAACAAATTCATTTTTATACTCAATTTCAAACCTTCTCAACAATTCCAAATATTCTTCCCTAAATGTCTTATTCTTGTGATGCTTTTCTTGATTAATGATATAATTTATCACAGTGTCTCGTTGTGACCGAGAATACGAAAATGCCCCATAGCCCTCCTGCCAATTAAATTTACCCCTCAAAAATCCCTGTTCATTTATCCACTTTGATGAACTTGCTTTTACCATCCTCATCAAATCCGATATTTTTATATCCGGTTTTAATTCAAAAAACACATGAACATGATCCTTCCATCCACCAACGGCTAATGGAAAAACATTATTCTTTTTTAGGATACCATAAATATACCTAAACAAATCATCCCTAAAATGATCTG from the Vicingaceae bacterium genome contains:
- a CDS encoding IS200/IS605 family transposase, which codes for MANTYSQINIHCVFAVKGRENILADHFRDDLFRYIYGILKKNNVFPLAVGGWKDHVHVFFELKPDIKISDLMRMVKASSSKWINEQGFLRGKFNWQEGYGAFSYSRSQRDTVINYIINQEKHHKNKTFREEYLELLRRFEIEYKNEFVFEFYDI